From the genome of Silurus meridionalis isolate SWU-2019-XX chromosome 12, ASM1480568v1, whole genome shotgun sequence, one region includes:
- the mab21l1 gene encoding putative nucleotidyltransferase MAB21L1 encodes MIAAQAKLVYHLNKYYNEKCQARKAAIAKTIREVCKVVSDVLKEVEVQEPRFISSLNELDNRFEGLEVVSPTEFEVVLYLNQMGVFNFVDDGSLPGCAVLKLSDGRKRSMSLWVEFITASGYLSARKIRSRFQTLVAQAVDKCSYRDSVKMVADTSEVKLRIRDRYVVQITPAFKCTGIWPRSAAHWPLPHIPWPGPNRVAEVKAEGFNLLSKECYSLNGKQSSAESDAWVLQFAEAENRLLLGGCRKKCLSLLKTLRDRHLELPGQPLNNYHMKTLVSYECEKHPRESDWDENCLGDRLNGILLQLISCLQCRRCPHYFLPNLDLFQGKPHSALENAAKQTWRLAREILTNPKSLEKL; translated from the coding sequence ATGATCGCCGCGCAGGCCAAGCTCGTGTACCACCTGAACAAGTACTACAACGAGAAGTGCCAAGCGCGTAAAGCGGCCATCGCCAAGACCATCCGCGAGGTGTGCAAGGTGGTCTCAGACGTGCTCAAGGAGGTCGAGGTGCAGGAGCCGCGCTTCATCAGCTCCCTCAACGAACTCGACAACCGGTTCGAGGGCCTCGAGGTGGTTTCACCCACCGAGTTCGAGGTGGTGCTCTACCTCAACCAGATGGGCGTCTTCAACTTCGTGGACGACGGCTCGCTACCCGGCTGCGCCGTCCTGAAGCTGAGCGACGGCCGCAAGCGCAGCATGTCCCTCTGGGTGGAGTTCATCACCGCCTCGGGATACCTGTCGGCGCGCAAGATCCGCTCGCGGTTCCAGACGCTCGTGGCGCAGGCCGTGGACAAGTGCAGCTACCGCGACTCGGTTAAGATGGTGGCGGACACGAGCGAAGTCAAGCTGCGCATCAGAGACCGCTACGTGGTCCAGATCACACCGGCGTTCAAGTGCACGGGGATCTGGCCGCGCAGCGCGGCGCACTGGCCCCTACCCCACATCCCGTGGCCCGGTCCAAACCGCGTGGCTGAGGTCAAAGCCGAGGGGTTTAATCTGCTCTCCAAGGAGTGCTACTCGCTGAACGGGAAGCAAAGCTCGGCCGAAAGTGACGCCTGGGTGCTGCAGTTCGCCGAGGCCGAGAACAGGCTGCTGCTCGGCGGATGCAGGAAGAAGTGTCTCTCGCTGCTGAAAACTCTGCGGGACCGCCACCTCGAGCTCCCCGGGCAGCCGCTCAACAACTACCACATGAAGACCTTGGTTTCCTACGAATGCGAGAAACACCCACGGGAGTCGGACTGGGATGAGAACTGTCTGGGAGACCGACTGAACGGCATCCTGCTGCAGCTGATTTCGTGTCTGCAGTGCCGCCGGTGCCCGCATTACTTCTTGCCGAACCTCGACCTGTTCCAGGGCAAACCGCACTCGGCGCTCGAAAACGCCGCCAAGCAGACTTGGAGGCTCGCAAGGGAGATCCTGACCAACCCGAAAAGTCTGGAGAAGCTTTGA